One genomic window of Arachis stenosperma cultivar V10309 chromosome 10, arast.V10309.gnm1.PFL2, whole genome shotgun sequence includes the following:
- the LOC130956201 gene encoding flowering time control protein FY isoform X2, which translates to MMYNDPRHHHHQQPQPQPQQPPHFHHQQPPPPPPQQQQPGPDFHHGPPPPPQMMRQPSAGSSTEFHHPAPGGPPPHYDGHGDSHGAKRIRKLTQRKAVDYTSTVVRYMQVRMWQRDSRDRTVLQPTPAAAIDMLPAAGYPDNPSTSFAAKFVHTSLNKNRCPINRVVWTPTGRRLITGSQTGEFTLWNGQSFNFEMILQAHDQAIRSMVWSHNDNWMVSGDDGGAIKYWQNNMNNVKANKSAHKESVRDLSFCRTDLKFCSCSDDTTVKVWDFARCQEERSLTGHGWDVKSVDWHPTKSLLVSGGKDQLVKLWDAKTGRELCSFHGHKSTVLCVKWNQNGNWVLTASKDQIIKLYDIRAMKELESFRGHRKDVTALAWHPFHEEYFVSGSYDGAIFHWLVGHDTPQIEIPNAHDNNVWDLAWHPIGYLLCSGSSDHTTKFWCRNRPGDTGRDRFNMGYAEQTPVAGRVGGNFPVPEGPTTPGPFAPGLTRNEGTIPGVGVAMPLAIPSLDTPQGDQQSHPVSMGAPPLPPGPHPSLLAANQQQPYQQNPQQMPQHQHQGMPHQMGPMPMHPNMPQLQHPSHSPMLPHPHMPRPPTQMPPLGMAGSMPMISSVPPSHPKPMSGPMGMQGAMNQMGPPMPQGPYVGMNQMHSGSMPNSGGPPIGGFPGNMSNMQAPSNAGYGQGGSFNRPQGGQMPMMQGYNPYQSGNQSGLPPNAQPGPGSHSQMPQ; encoded by the exons ATGATGTACAACGACCCTcgccaccaccaccatcagCAGCCTCAGCCTCAGCCTCAGCAACCGCCGCATTTCCACCACCAACAGCCTCCGCCGCCGCCGCCGCAGCAGCAGCAGCCAGGTCCTGATTTCCACCATGGACCGCCGCCTCCTCCGCAGATGATGCGTCAGCCTTCTGCTGGTTCCTCCACTGAATTTCACCACCCCGCTCCCGGAGGCCCTCCTCCTCACTACGACG GTCATGGCGATAGTCACGGTGCAAAAAGGATAAGAAAGCTTACTCAACGGAAAGCAGTTGATTACACAAGCACCGTCGTGCGGTATATGCAG GTTCGAATGTGGCAGAGGGATTCGAGGGATAGGACGGTATTGCAACCTACCCCAGCCGCAGCAATTGAT ATGTTGCCAGCTGCTGGGTACCCGGACAATCCATCTACCAGCTTTGCTGCCAAGTTTGTTCATACCTCTTTAAATAAAAATCGATGTCCAATTAACAGGGTTGTG TGGACTCCAACGGGTCGGCGTCTTATCACAGGTTCTCAGACTGGTGAATTTACCCTCTGGAATGGACAgtcttttaattttgaaatgaTTCTTCAG GCTCACGACCAAGCAATTAGATCCATGGTTTGGAGTCACAATGACAACTGGATGGTCTCGGGTGATGATGGCGGTGCAATAAA ATATTGGCAGAACAACATGAATAATGTCAAAGCCAACAAATCTGCCCATAAGGAATCAGTCCGTGACTTAAG TTTCTGTAGAACAGATTTAAAGTTCTGTTCGTGCTCTGATGATACCACAGTTAAAGTATGGGATTTTGCAAGATGTCAAGAAGAGCGTTCTTTAACTG GCCATGGTTGGGATGTTAAGAGTGTTGACTGGCATCCTACAAAGTCTCTATTAGTATCAG GTGGCAAGGACCAGCTTGTAAAACTCTGGGATGCTAAAACAGGAAGAGAGCTTTGCTCATT TCACGGCCATAAAAGTACTGTACTCTGTGTCAAATGGAATCAAAATGGCAACTGGGTGCTGACAGCCTCAAAAGATCAAATAATAAAG CTTTATGACATAAGGGCTATGAAGGAGCTTGAATCTTTCCGTGGACATCGGAAGGATGTAACTG CTTTGGCGTGGCATCCGTTCCATGAAGAGTACTTTGTCAGTGGAAGTTACGATGGTGCAATATTCCATTGGCTTGTTGG GCATGATACACCGCAAATTGAAATTCCAAATGCTCATGATAATAATGTGTGGGACCTTGCATGGCATCCTATCGGATATCTACTCTGCAG CGGTAGCAGTGATCACACAACAAAGTTTTGGTGTCGGAATAGGCCAGGAGACACTGGTCGTGATAGATTTAACATGG GATATGCTGAGCAAACTCCTGTAGCTGGTCGAGTTGGTGGTAACTTTCCTGTACCCGAGGGTCCAACGACACCAGGACCATTTGCCCCTGGGTTGACTCGAAATGAGGGTACAATTCCAGGTGTTGGAGTTGCAATGCCCCTGGCCATTCCTTCGCTTGATACACCTCAGGGAGATCAGCAATCTCATCCAGTATCAATGGGTGCCCCTCCTCTTCCCCCAGGTCCACATCCTTCTCTTCTTGCGGCCAATCAACAGCAACCGTACCAGCAGAATCCTCAGCAGATGCCACAACATCAACACCAGGGAATGCCACATCAGATGGGTCCAATGCCTATGCATCCAAATATGCCACAGCTACAACATCCTTCCCATTCACCCATGCTCCCTCATCCACATATGCCTCGCCCCCCAACACAAATGCCCCCTCTTGGAATGGCCGGATCCATGCCAATGATTTCTTCGGTGCCTCCATCTCATCCAAAACCAATGTCAGGTCCTATG GGGATGCAAGGTGCAATGAATCAGATGGGGCCTCCTATGCCACAAGGTCCCTATGTTGGCATGAATCAAATGCATTCAGGATCCATGCCCAATAGTGGAGGGCCTCCTATTGGAGGCTTTCCAGGCAACATGTCTAACATGCAGGCACCATCAAATGCTGGTTATGGTCAAGGTGGTTCATTCAACCGACCTCAAGGTGGACAAATGCCAATGATGCAAGGGTATAATCCTTACCAG TCTGGAAATCAATCTGGGCTTCCTCCAAACGCACAACCTGGTCCTGGCTCACACTCTCAAATGCCTCAATAG
- the LOC130956201 gene encoding flowering time control protein FY isoform X1, with protein sequence MMYNDPRHHHHQQPQPQPQQPPHFHHQQPPPPPPQQQQPGPDFHHGPPPPPQMMRQPSAGSSTEFHHPAPGGPPPHYDGHGDSHGAKRIRKLTQRKAVDYTSTVVRYMQVRMWQRDSRDRTVLQPTPAAAIDMLPAAGYPDNPSTSFAAKFVHTSLNKNRCPINRVVWTPTGRRLITGSQTGEFTLWNGQSFNFEMILQAHDQAIRSMVWSHNDNWMVSGDDGGAIKYWQNNMNNVKANKSAHKESVRDLSFCRTDLKFCSCSDDTTVKVWDFARCQEERSLTGHGWDVKSVDWHPTKSLLVSGGKDQLVKLWDAKTGRELCSFHGHKSTVLCVKWNQNGNWVLTASKDQIIKLYDIRAMKELESFRGHRKDVTALAWHPFHEEYFVSGSYDGAIFHWLVGHDTPQIEIPNAHDNNVWDLAWHPIGYLLCSGSSDHTTKFWCRNRPGDTGRDRFNMGMQGYAEQTPVAGRVGGNFPVPEGPTTPGPFAPGLTRNEGTIPGVGVAMPLAIPSLDTPQGDQQSHPVSMGAPPLPPGPHPSLLAANQQQPYQQNPQQMPQHQHQGMPHQMGPMPMHPNMPQLQHPSHSPMLPHPHMPRPPTQMPPLGMAGSMPMISSVPPSHPKPMSGPMGMQGAMNQMGPPMPQGPYVGMNQMHSGSMPNSGGPPIGGFPGNMSNMQAPSNAGYGQGGSFNRPQGGQMPMMQGYNPYQSGNQSGLPPNAQPGPGSHSQMPQ encoded by the exons ATGATGTACAACGACCCTcgccaccaccaccatcagCAGCCTCAGCCTCAGCCTCAGCAACCGCCGCATTTCCACCACCAACAGCCTCCGCCGCCGCCGCCGCAGCAGCAGCAGCCAGGTCCTGATTTCCACCATGGACCGCCGCCTCCTCCGCAGATGATGCGTCAGCCTTCTGCTGGTTCCTCCACTGAATTTCACCACCCCGCTCCCGGAGGCCCTCCTCCTCACTACGACG GTCATGGCGATAGTCACGGTGCAAAAAGGATAAGAAAGCTTACTCAACGGAAAGCAGTTGATTACACAAGCACCGTCGTGCGGTATATGCAG GTTCGAATGTGGCAGAGGGATTCGAGGGATAGGACGGTATTGCAACCTACCCCAGCCGCAGCAATTGAT ATGTTGCCAGCTGCTGGGTACCCGGACAATCCATCTACCAGCTTTGCTGCCAAGTTTGTTCATACCTCTTTAAATAAAAATCGATGTCCAATTAACAGGGTTGTG TGGACTCCAACGGGTCGGCGTCTTATCACAGGTTCTCAGACTGGTGAATTTACCCTCTGGAATGGACAgtcttttaattttgaaatgaTTCTTCAG GCTCACGACCAAGCAATTAGATCCATGGTTTGGAGTCACAATGACAACTGGATGGTCTCGGGTGATGATGGCGGTGCAATAAA ATATTGGCAGAACAACATGAATAATGTCAAAGCCAACAAATCTGCCCATAAGGAATCAGTCCGTGACTTAAG TTTCTGTAGAACAGATTTAAAGTTCTGTTCGTGCTCTGATGATACCACAGTTAAAGTATGGGATTTTGCAAGATGTCAAGAAGAGCGTTCTTTAACTG GCCATGGTTGGGATGTTAAGAGTGTTGACTGGCATCCTACAAAGTCTCTATTAGTATCAG GTGGCAAGGACCAGCTTGTAAAACTCTGGGATGCTAAAACAGGAAGAGAGCTTTGCTCATT TCACGGCCATAAAAGTACTGTACTCTGTGTCAAATGGAATCAAAATGGCAACTGGGTGCTGACAGCCTCAAAAGATCAAATAATAAAG CTTTATGACATAAGGGCTATGAAGGAGCTTGAATCTTTCCGTGGACATCGGAAGGATGTAACTG CTTTGGCGTGGCATCCGTTCCATGAAGAGTACTTTGTCAGTGGAAGTTACGATGGTGCAATATTCCATTGGCTTGTTGG GCATGATACACCGCAAATTGAAATTCCAAATGCTCATGATAATAATGTGTGGGACCTTGCATGGCATCCTATCGGATATCTACTCTGCAG CGGTAGCAGTGATCACACAACAAAGTTTTGGTGTCGGAATAGGCCAGGAGACACTGGTCGTGATAGATTTAACATGGGTATGCAAG GATATGCTGAGCAAACTCCTGTAGCTGGTCGAGTTGGTGGTAACTTTCCTGTACCCGAGGGTCCAACGACACCAGGACCATTTGCCCCTGGGTTGACTCGAAATGAGGGTACAATTCCAGGTGTTGGAGTTGCAATGCCCCTGGCCATTCCTTCGCTTGATACACCTCAGGGAGATCAGCAATCTCATCCAGTATCAATGGGTGCCCCTCCTCTTCCCCCAGGTCCACATCCTTCTCTTCTTGCGGCCAATCAACAGCAACCGTACCAGCAGAATCCTCAGCAGATGCCACAACATCAACACCAGGGAATGCCACATCAGATGGGTCCAATGCCTATGCATCCAAATATGCCACAGCTACAACATCCTTCCCATTCACCCATGCTCCCTCATCCACATATGCCTCGCCCCCCAACACAAATGCCCCCTCTTGGAATGGCCGGATCCATGCCAATGATTTCTTCGGTGCCTCCATCTCATCCAAAACCAATGTCAGGTCCTATG GGGATGCAAGGTGCAATGAATCAGATGGGGCCTCCTATGCCACAAGGTCCCTATGTTGGCATGAATCAAATGCATTCAGGATCCATGCCCAATAGTGGAGGGCCTCCTATTGGAGGCTTTCCAGGCAACATGTCTAACATGCAGGCACCATCAAATGCTGGTTATGGTCAAGGTGGTTCATTCAACCGACCTCAAGGTGGACAAATGCCAATGATGCAAGGGTATAATCCTTACCAG TCTGGAAATCAATCTGGGCTTCCTCCAAACGCACAACCTGGTCCTGGCTCACACTCTCAAATGCCTCAATAG
- the LOC130957797 gene encoding probable pectinesterase 55, which produces MTMLLFLVRWWSCVFVLLNSGVVNAQYYRTVGDKILPFSKIIVDSSGHGNFSTIQSAIDSVPSNNKNWVSINVKPGIYREKVTIPTDKPYIILKGSEKMRTWVEWDDHNTTAQSPTFQSMADNIVVKSISFRVTNHLYLINYIILCLFLFHLLEKNLNILKKFKFIFLLFCFVQQNTYNNSINKNFRVPALAALISGDKSYFYKVRFFGLQDTLWDNQGKHYYKFCTIQGAVDFIFGAGQSLFERCNINVIGRALGEGFVRYITAQGREHPKDSNGFVFKNCSISGDGSIFLGRPWRPYARVLFYSTNMTNIIQPAGWNLWDSSQNVDNIMFAEYDNFGPGSNTSKRVDWITKLNLETVNMMTSTTFIDSEGWLNVSSSF; this is translated from the exons ATGACGATGCTGTTATTTCTTGTTCGTTGGTGGAGTTGTGTATTTGTGCTGCTAAATTCAGGAGTTGTTAATGCTCAGTATTACCGAACTGTTGGAGATAAAATCCTTCCATTCAGCAAAATTATTGTTGATTCTTCGGGACATGGCAACTTCTCTACAATTCAATCTGCCATTGATTCTGTCCCTTCCAACAATAAGAATTGGGTTTCAATCAATGTCAAGCCTGGTATTTACAG GGAGAAAGTGACGATTCCAACTGATAAACCATACATAATATTGAAGGGAAGTGAAAAGATGAGAACGTGGGTTGAATGGGATGACCATAATACAACTGCTCAGAGCCCCACATTCCAATCCATGGCTGATAATATCGTTGTCAAATCCATCTCTTTTAGAGTAACTAAccatttatatttaattaattatatcattCTCTGCCTATTTTTATTTCATctc ttagaaaaaaatctaaatattttgaaaaaattcaaatttatttttcttttgttttgttttgtgcAACAGAATACATACAacaattcaataaataaaaatttcaggGTTCCTGCATTAGCTGCACTAATAAGTGGAGATAAGTCTTACTTTTATAAAGTTAGATTTTTTGGATTGCAAGATACTTTATGGGACAATCAAGGAAAACATTATTACAAATTTTGTACTATTCAAGGTGCTGTTGATTTTATCTTTGGTGCCGGTCAATCATTGTTTGAG AGGTGTAACATAAACGTAATTGGAAGGGCATTAGGAGAAGGATTTGTAAGATATATAACAGCACAAGGAAGAGAACATCCAAAAGATTCAAATGGGTTTGTATTCAAGAATTGCAGTATCTCTGGAGATGGTTCTATTTTTTTGGGAAGACCTTGGAGACCTTATGCTAGAGTTCTCTTCTATAGTACAAATATGACCAACATTATTCAACCTGCTGGTTGGAATCTGTGGGATTCCTCTCAAAATGT ggATAACATTATGTTTGCAGAATATGACAATTTTGGGCCAGGTTCTAATACCTCCAAACGAGTAGATTGGATTACAAAGTTAAATTTAGAAACAGTTAATATGATGACAAGTACAACTTTTATAGATTCTGAAGGATGGCTTAATGTCAGCTCTTCATTTTAG
- the LOC130955678 gene encoding uncharacterized protein At5g39865: MSRFPYFNRSNTVHTAYSKSPQISYTLDRSGSLSDISDDSAKSKSSSNSSSMRGRMVKKICGLFETQSKSSSIAKSATEESVQSSKAKQGNSKLMKVDSDLGTPFRLPDADDRVVVYFTSLRGVRRTFEDCSAVRMILKGFRIWIDERDVSMDAEYRKELQCALGEKNVTLPQVFVRGKYIGGADVIRHLFEVGELGKILEGFPKTKPGFVCESCADLRFAPCWHCSGSRKVFDEDEGLLKRCLECNENGLIRCPNCCS; encoded by the coding sequence ATGTCGAGGTTTCCGTATTTCAACCGTTCCAACACGGTTCATACGGCGTACTCAAAATCGCCGCAGATATCCTACACACTTGATCGTTCTGGTTCCCTAAGCGATATATCGGATGATTCTGCGAAATCGAAATCCAGTTCCAATTCGAGTTCGATGCGCGGAAGgatggttaagaagatatgcgGCCTCTTTGAAACGCAATCGAAATCTTCGTCAATTGCAAAATCAGCAACTGAAGAATCAGTCCAATCGTCTAAGGCGAAACAAGGGAATTCGAAATTGATGAAGGTTGACTCGGATTTGGGGACTCCGTTCAGGTTACCGGATGCGGACGACCGAGTGGTGGTGTATTTCACGAGCCTGAGAGGGGTAAGGAGAACGTTTGAGGATTGCAGCGCGGTTCGGATGATCCTTAAGGGATTCAGGATATGGATCGACGAAAGGGATGTTTCGATGGACGCGGAATATAGGAAGGAGTTGCAGTGTGCTCTTGGGGAGAAGAATGTGACCCTCCCTCAGGTTTTTGTGAGAGGAAAGTATATTGGAGGAGCTGATGTGATCAGGCACTTGTTTGAGGTCGGCGAGCTAGGGAAGATTCTTGAAGGGTTCCCCAAGACGAAGCCCGGTTTTGTCTGCGAGAGTTGCGCCGATTTGAGATTCGCACCTTGTTGGCATTGCAGTGGGAGCAGGAAGGTGTTTGATGAGGATGAGGGGTTGCTCAAGAGATGCTTGGAGTGTAATGAGAATGGACTCATTAGGTGCCCTAATTGCTGTTCCTGA
- the LOC130958140 gene encoding probable ADP-ribosylation factor GTPase-activating protein AGD11 isoform X1, which yields MAVRQGNSEGNGVSGSTGACLFDLFCSETPSLNSQSQRSQWLPHVTPQERLDNLMRQAGNRFCADCGSSDPKWASSSLGVFICIQCSGIHRSLGVHISKVLSLKLDDWTDEQVDELVKLGGNTVINKRYEACVPSNIKKPKPHSSIEERADYIRRKYELLQFLDTEKNLQCSFPPSPQRYLTCSPSNAASCGFQMDKRHFEKQTTKARIGTALRHSWGRKESEHKISKKSTSLAGMVQFVGLIKVNVVKGTNLAVRDVVTSDPYVMLSLGHQSVKTRVIKNNLNPVWNESLMLSIPEHVPPLKVVVYDKDTFSTDDFMGEAEIDIQPLVTAAKAYEKSSINESMQLGKWVASGENTLVKDGIITLEEGKVKQEIQLRLQKVERGVLDIELECLPLTQ from the exons ATGGCTGTACGGCAGGGAAATTCTGAAGGTAACGGTGTCTCAG GGTCAACAGGAGCTTGCCTTTTTGATCTCTTCTGCTCTGAAACACCAAGTTTGAATTCCCAAAGTCAAAGAAGCCAATGGCTACCTCATG TAACTCCACAAGAAAGGCTCGACAATCTGATGCGTCAAGCGGGGAACAGGTTCTGTGCCGATTGCGGATCATCAGATCCAAAATGGGC GTCTTCAAGTCTTGGAGTATTTATTTGCATCCAATGTTCTGGCATACATAGAAGCCTAGGAGTCCATATATCGAAG GTTCTATCGCTGAAACTAGATGACTGGACAGACGAACAAGTTGATGAATTGGTGAAATTGGGTGGAAATACAGTAATCAATAAGAGGTATGAAGCTTGTGTCCCAAGTAACATTAAAAAACCAAAACCGCATTCTTCCATCGAAGAGCGTGCAGATTATATCAG AAGAAAATACGAACTTCTACAGTTTTTGGATACGGAGAAAAATTTGCAATGCTCCTTTCCACCATCTCCACAAAGATATTTAACATGCTCCCCAAGCAACGCTGCTTCCTGTGGGTTTCAAATGGACAAAAGACATTTCGAAAAGCAAACAACTAAAGCTCGTATTGGGACTGCACTCCGACACAGCTGGGGAAGAAAGGAATCTGAGCATAAGATTTCAAAGAAGAGTACTTCATTG GCAGGTATGGTTCAATTTGTTGGGTTGATCAAGGTTAATGTCGTTAAAGGAACTAACCTGGCTGTCCGGGATGTTGTGACTAGCGACCCTTATGTCATGCTTTCTCTTGGTCACCAA TCGGTGAAGACTCGTGTCATAAAGAACAACTTGAATCCAGTTTGGAATGAAAGCTTAATGCTCTCGATTCCAGAGCACGTTCCTCCTCTTAAAGTG GTTGTGTATGACAAGGATACTTTCTCGACCGATGATTTTATGGGCGAGGCTGAAATAGACATTCAACCTCTAGTAACTGCCGCAAAGGCATACGAGAAATCTTCGATCAACGAGTCAATGCAGCTCGGAAAATGGGTAGCAAGCGGCGAAAACACTCTTGTTAAAGATGGCATCATCACCCTAGAAGAAGGGAAGGTCAAACAAGAGATACAGTTGAGGTTACAGAAAGTTGAGCGAGGAGTTTTAGACATTGAGCTTGAATGTCTTCCTCTTACTCAATAG
- the LOC130958140 gene encoding probable ADP-ribosylation factor GTPase-activating protein AGD11 isoform X2: MAVRQGNSEGSTGACLFDLFCSETPSLNSQSQRSQWLPHVTPQERLDNLMRQAGNRFCADCGSSDPKWASSSLGVFICIQCSGIHRSLGVHISKVLSLKLDDWTDEQVDELVKLGGNTVINKRYEACVPSNIKKPKPHSSIEERADYIRRKYELLQFLDTEKNLQCSFPPSPQRYLTCSPSNAASCGFQMDKRHFEKQTTKARIGTALRHSWGRKESEHKISKKSTSLAGMVQFVGLIKVNVVKGTNLAVRDVVTSDPYVMLSLGHQSVKTRVIKNNLNPVWNESLMLSIPEHVPPLKVVVYDKDTFSTDDFMGEAEIDIQPLVTAAKAYEKSSINESMQLGKWVASGENTLVKDGIITLEEGKVKQEIQLRLQKVERGVLDIELECLPLTQ; encoded by the exons ATGGCTGTACGGCAGGGAAATTCTGAAG GGTCAACAGGAGCTTGCCTTTTTGATCTCTTCTGCTCTGAAACACCAAGTTTGAATTCCCAAAGTCAAAGAAGCCAATGGCTACCTCATG TAACTCCACAAGAAAGGCTCGACAATCTGATGCGTCAAGCGGGGAACAGGTTCTGTGCCGATTGCGGATCATCAGATCCAAAATGGGC GTCTTCAAGTCTTGGAGTATTTATTTGCATCCAATGTTCTGGCATACATAGAAGCCTAGGAGTCCATATATCGAAG GTTCTATCGCTGAAACTAGATGACTGGACAGACGAACAAGTTGATGAATTGGTGAAATTGGGTGGAAATACAGTAATCAATAAGAGGTATGAAGCTTGTGTCCCAAGTAACATTAAAAAACCAAAACCGCATTCTTCCATCGAAGAGCGTGCAGATTATATCAG AAGAAAATACGAACTTCTACAGTTTTTGGATACGGAGAAAAATTTGCAATGCTCCTTTCCACCATCTCCACAAAGATATTTAACATGCTCCCCAAGCAACGCTGCTTCCTGTGGGTTTCAAATGGACAAAAGACATTTCGAAAAGCAAACAACTAAAGCTCGTATTGGGACTGCACTCCGACACAGCTGGGGAAGAAAGGAATCTGAGCATAAGATTTCAAAGAAGAGTACTTCATTG GCAGGTATGGTTCAATTTGTTGGGTTGATCAAGGTTAATGTCGTTAAAGGAACTAACCTGGCTGTCCGGGATGTTGTGACTAGCGACCCTTATGTCATGCTTTCTCTTGGTCACCAA TCGGTGAAGACTCGTGTCATAAAGAACAACTTGAATCCAGTTTGGAATGAAAGCTTAATGCTCTCGATTCCAGAGCACGTTCCTCCTCTTAAAGTG GTTGTGTATGACAAGGATACTTTCTCGACCGATGATTTTATGGGCGAGGCTGAAATAGACATTCAACCTCTAGTAACTGCCGCAAAGGCATACGAGAAATCTTCGATCAACGAGTCAATGCAGCTCGGAAAATGGGTAGCAAGCGGCGAAAACACTCTTGTTAAAGATGGCATCATCACCCTAGAAGAAGGGAAGGTCAAACAAGAGATACAGTTGAGGTTACAGAAAGTTGAGCGAGGAGTTTTAGACATTGAGCTTGAATGTCTTCCTCTTACTCAATAG